In Brassica napus cultivar Da-Ae chromosome C2, Da-Ae, whole genome shotgun sequence, the sequence AGGCGCCAAGTCGGTGGTTCGTTCTGTGGCGAACAGGTGTCGACGATACTGCGCTGTTGACGCTTCGGCGTTTGCAGCGAGGGGAGCGAGGATCTTTGCTATCGCCGTGATTTGGTCAACTGCCGCCTTCTGTGCCGCTTCTTGTAGGGCCAGGCGCGCCAGGATAGTTTCCATGGTTGCGGGATGGGGAAGTGGAGTTGCTGGTGTAGGCGTAGGCGTCGCCTCGAGAGCTTCGCGCTCCTCGCCTGAACTATCATTGCTAACGACCATCGTTCTGACGTTACTTTGCTAgggccccacggtgggcgccaactgtttgatcgtgaaacggtaataaataagatgtgggcttaaacaaagacgtcttattaatggtcgGAGAGAAAACGTTCGATCGGTTACAAGGAAATAAGAGGAGAGTGCGACAGAAAGGAAACCGGTGGCTCGATAAGCTACCGGAGAAGTATAACTAACGGCGAGACGAAgtaaaggtgaaaaccctaatttagCCGTCAAGTGTTGGtcagtgatttcggatcctCTTCTCGTTGTCTCTTCTTTCCCTTATATAGACGTCCCGATGCCTCGCTCTTGACCTAATTTTACgccatcttggtgggcctcctTTGCTGGGCCGAGAGGCCCGTAGGTGTTCGAGCAAACGCTGAGCCGAACGCTCTTCAGTCGACGATGGTCAGCTAGaagtactcaagagtcaagccgagagacctgactctcGAGCCAACAGATCGAGCCGTCGCTCTTCCTAACTAAGGCCAGGCCTTCCTATTCCTCGGGCCCTGTGGGATGGTCGAATCCATCTTCTACATAAATCATCATTACTCATGAACGTTCCGTGGAAACCGTAAGGCACTCTCGAAGGAAGCGTAACCGTAGCTTCAAGCTTCATACTCACGGCGTTAATGATCTGTAGCTCCGATTTCACTTTCTCCTCGTCGTGAACAAACACCATAATGTAACCACAGTCTTCTCCATAACCAGAAACCTCTGGCAGAAACAGAGGCTCTCCTCCGTATTTCCCATCTCCGTaaacatatttttgaacatCTCCGGTCGATAAGTCCACTTTAGCAAAACCGGACACTTTAGGCCACGGTTCGGTTATAGCAAGGTAAGCAAACCGGGTTTTTCTACCTAAAAGATTCCGGTTTACCATACCAGcttcaagatttaatttttCGGAGATAATAACCGGTCGACGTGTAGATTCCCCTGTTTTCAGGTTTAGTCTTATCTCCGACAAAACACTCTGAAGTGTTTCGTCGTGTTCTTTGAAAACTGAGTCAGGTGGCGTCATGCATGACCCTACCACGACAACCTCGTCTGTGTCTGGCTCCTCCCAAGCGTTCCAGAGATGGAAACAGAAGCAATCAGGCACTTCGATCCATCGAATCAACGAGGCATCTTTATCGTATTTGTTCAAAACACCAAATCTTGATCTCTTCTCCTTGTCGTAAACCACAGGAGAGCCACCTCTGACCATCTCGGTTAATCTGAACACCACTTGTTGGTCTGGTATCACCACGAAGTTCTCAGTGATCGCGAAGTCGTGGATCATCGTCGGTTCATCAAGTGGAATCTCGACGTCTGGAGATTTCTCACCGTTGGATGTGAACCTGAAGTATTTTAAGAAAGGCTTTGATACGACGTCGTAGCTGAGAGCGAATAGTTCTCCGGTTTCCGGGTCGAGTTTCGGGTGGGCGACCATTGCGGCTTTGAGCTGACCGTTGAAATCGTACCGACCCGAAGTTTTTAAATCTCCGGTTTGGGTGATTATTACATGGTATGGTAAATCGTCTTCGGACATGGCTAAGAGATAACCGTTGAAATAGATTAAACCGGTGTTAGCCACACCGAGTCCGCGGGTCGTGTCGATTAACCCGAGTAGCCCTCGGGCGTTGAAGAGCATGAGCTTGGCGATACCCAAGGGTCCGTGAAGATCTCCAATTGCTTTGGGGAAGATAGATCGACCGAGTTCTCGCTCTTGAACAAACCGGTTTGTTTCGATAAACCGGCATGAATAGCTAACCGAACCGTTATTGAACCGGACAGCGTGTACCATACCGTCTCCATCGAATAAATGGTGGCCGGAGATTGGTTTGTGAAGCGGGTTGGCTCCGTTTCTGACGTAAACTCCTTGAATACACACTGGCACTGTTCCGGTCACCGGGAGGTTATGTATGACTGGTTGCTCCGGGACCGGGAAGAAGTTTCCGGCTATTTGTACGGCGGGGTCAGCCGTTTTAGGGAGCGGATGATGGCGGCGCTCGTAGGAGACCATGGCGTTCTCCACCGCGTTTAAAATCGCAGCGGCGGTTCTCTGTGCTTGGTTCTTCGTCTTAGGGATTAAGGATGCGACGTCTTTACATAGTTTCTTCCAAGAAGTCGGTTTATACGTAGCCGGAGGTTGGAGAGACGACGAGATGGGAAATGTTTTGTTGACGGGGTAAGAAACAGAGCAAGGGGTTGGTTTCTTGTCCCTGAGTGTTGACGAAGAGGAGAATGATAGAGATTTAAGATTGGGTCTCGAAGCAGAAGAAGTAGAAGCCATGGTCGATTGATCCTGTCGTGTTTTGATAAAACGCTGCGTTTATAGGTTTTGTATTGGTTTCTTCATTACCaggtttgtgtgtttgtttatatttcgggagagaaagagagatgtaTGTATATTGCGGAAACAAAGGCAGGAGGTTCTCTGTATATATATAAGGAAGAAAGAAGGGTGTTATCGCCTCCTTGCTACTCAATTTTACATGTCTTAAAGCTATGTAGTTGtaacaaactatttttttttatgagacATTCGTTAGagaaataaatgttatttttaactttaaatgATTGCaacttttttcaagaaaactGGCTTTTaatcataccaaaaaaaaaaagaaaactggcttttaaaaattgtttatgagataatataacaattaattttCCATATAACCattatgaaaagaaaaactacaaaaacaaccatgtaaagattttttttttgggggggggggggggaggggatgtgtcaattttttttaaaaatcttctcTGCATAACTTACATTTTATTCTATACTACACTCATTAAATATATAGGATAGAACAATCTACtacacttattaaaaaaaaagtagttgAGAGAAAAAACGGTTAGTGGCGATTGATTGTGCGATGACGGTTTCTTCTCAATAGATCAAGTTTTGACTCCGATGAAGGCATTGAGAGTGTTTCCTGTGATAGTTTACAGGATGTTCTCGATGTTGACAATGGCCATGATTATGGTTATTATCCAGAGATGCATATACAATGCTCTtatatctctttttcttctaaTCAACCACGTGGAGGATCATGTTTTGATGATGACGATGAAGACTCTTGATCGAAATCAGAGTATTAACATTTCGAGTTCTTTTCAAGCATCACCAACTGCAAATGCAACACATCACTATCCGGTACGTAATTGGTTATTGGAATCCAATTATAATTTCAGAGTGGAATGTTTCTATGGCAATTCTGTTCAGACATTTTTCATCTCCGCGGTGGAGAGCATCTACTGCGATGTTAGCgtgacaaaatattgtcaaaattCAAATGCACGATTGTTATTCCCTCGTGTTAGATAGATTATTGGTCGAAGAATTTGGGATCCAGGAAAATTACAAACCGGATTGAAGAAGGTACACGACGAGATCAAAAATGGAATAGCAACTTCACATAAAAGgtgaaaaatcttttaaaatctatattttgatacaatatatttggtatcaaaatatagataaatctGATCTAGCGTTGAAACCATAGAAACCACCATGGAAAAAACAACAGTACATGATGAAAGATGTCTTCTCTTTGTTGTATGGCGACATTCTTACAGTCGTTGAAAGTTAGCCATCTCAGATTTTATTCTTCACGGTTGAATCAGTACATTGGTTTCTTTACCGGAGAACATTTATAGCTCTAATCTGGGTCAAGGTTAACATAATACAACAAAGGAAGTTGGTGTTAATGATGCGACGAAGATCTAATGTTCGCAAGAAGATTATTAGAGTTAATACTCTACTAATAAAGAAGACCGCTGTTTTATATCACTTGATCTATTATTGTCTTCTAATCATTTTTACTatactatttgttttttttatttcatttgtaTTATGTATTTGTATCAAGttctaataatataataaatttcggttgttaaaaaaaaagatagaacaATCAGTTCATAGCAATAATATATAGCATGAGGAAGGGTTGGTTCATATTCATAATACATGAAGGAGGATAATGATGGTTGAATCAATTTACAGCAATAATACATAGCATGAGGAAGGAGTTGTTTTATACCCATAATACATGGAAGGAGGATAATGACTGTTGCATGCATTTTTAAAGAAACACATTGGATATACTAAAATAGGGCATACTATACTACATATTGTTGCATAAGATAGTATAAGCAAAGTAACATATAGAAAGAACACCAAATATGGTGGACATGCGAGATATATAAATTGAGAAGTTTCATTGGTTTCCAATTTAAAACCAATTAGCGGTAAGTTGATTTGCCCAAGTCCCTTATATAATATTCAAGTCTCATTTATATTTCCAAtgtgggatcttctctccaacacTCTCCCTTGATATAATGGTGCATATTACCATTAATCTCGCAGAATCCATCATACCCCCTCCGagataatgttttatttttatagcaaTCTCGGAAGAACTGAGCCTTCTATGGGCCATCAGCGCTAATGGATTGATCAGACCACTTTCCAGGCCAGATTAATGGGTCAGGGTGTGagcccgctctgataccatgacaaGTTTCGttggcttccaacttaaaaccaattggcggTAAGTGGATTGGCCCaagtcccttatatattattcaagtctcatttatattttcaatgtgagattttcTCTCTAACATAAACACATATACTAAACATAGTACAATTTCTCATTATCAACTGCACTAGTCAATCCaaataaaaggaaaacatcCAACCGATAGAATACAATAAAGGCTAAAACATATTACAATATCTCATTATCTACTGTCATAGTTAACTCaatcaaaagaaagaaagagtaaGGAAGAAAGAAGGGCgagaaaagatgaggatgatgaagagaatgtgggatcttctctccaacacTCTCCCTTGATATAATAGTGCATATTACCATTAATCTCGCAGAATCCATCATACCCCCTCTGagataatgttttattttttctagcAATCTCGGAGTAACTGAGCCTTCTATGGACCATCAGCGCTAATGGATTGATCATGCCACTTTCCGGACCAGATTAATGGGTCAGGGTGTGGGCCCACTCTGATACCATGACAAGTTTCAttggcttccaacttaaaaccaattggcggTAAGTGGATTGGTCCAAAttccttatatattattcaaatcCCATTTATAGTATTCAAGTctcatttatattttcaatgtgagATATTCTCTCCAACATAAACACATATACTAAACATAGTACAATTTCTCATTATCAACTGCACTAGTCAATCCaaataaaaggaaaacatcCAACCCATAGGATACAATAAAGGCTAAATCATATTACAATATCTCATTATCTGCAGTCCTAGTTAACTCAatcaaaagaaagagagaggaaggAAGGAAGGTAAGAAAGAAGGGCgagaaaagatgaggatgatgaagagaggatgaaaaaaaaagatggacaAGTAGAAGACCGAAGAAAGTAGaaaagaatgaaaagaaagTGGAGAAAcatgggagagagagagagagagagagagagagagagagagagagagagagagagagtgagagagagagaaagtgtgtgagagagagagagcatttAGTATACTATTATATACTCCTTCCGTTCCTAAATGTAAGACGTTTTAGGTAAAACACGATTATTAAGAAAACCACTTTTGGCTTTTTGCTGGAAACTTAAATGTCCTCCGAAATTGAGACATTTTGTTTGGCAAGTTCTCTCATGTACTATACTATATCGGTTGCAAAAAATTTAATGTCACGGAGGATTAATTGTGATACCCGATGTAGTATTTGTGGCACAGAGGAAGAATCAGTTAATCATGCTTTATTTGAATGTCCTCTACCTCTGCAAACTTGTGCTTTATCAAAAATCCCTTCAGCCCCTGGTGTTTTCCCAACAAATTCGATATTTACCAATATGGATTATCTCTTCTAGAGATTGTCAAAAGAGCATGATTTTAGTAACTTTCCATGGATTATGTGGTACATTtggaaaaatagaaataataaagttttcaatAATAGGGATAGAAATCCTCAGGAAATACTTAGATATGCGGAAGTGGAGAGCGAGGTATGGGCGGAGGCTCAGACTACAATTTCAGAAAGACAAGTTTTGGGCCCACAAAACTTTGAATGGCAAGCATCGGGACAGTCAAAAATCTGTTTTATAGATGGTGCCTGGAAGGAGAATGACAAATTCACGGGGCAGGAATGGTTCTGCAGAGAAGTAGGATCAGAAGAGAAGATGATGGGGGCGATAAGAAGCTTACCAGCTCTACATGCCGAATGTAAAGCTTTGATATGGGCTatggagtgcatgaagaccctTGATTTTTCAGACGTAGTTTTTGCAACAGACTGTtatcaattggtgaagatggtgtcctCACCAGACGAATGGCCAACTTTTGCTACACACATGGAAGAATTTCGACGCAGTAAGTGTTTCTTCCTTTCCTTCAAGATTCGACATATACCAAGAGCAACTAATCTAGTGGTGGACAAGCTTGCATGAGGTGCTCAGAGTTCTCTTTCAGCTGTGCTTTATATCGATTCTACCCCACCGGTTTGGTTTTCCGAACCGGTTGGTTTCTTATCATAGTTTAGttattgttgtcaaaaaaaaaattatttttatgtaaaatatagtattaaaactataaattaaaaaaaaactgaaccaattataaaatataactattaaatttgattggttacacagtttttgataaagt encodes:
- the LOC106441091 gene encoding 9-cis-epoxycarotenoid dioxygenase NCED9, chloroplastic-like, whose protein sequence is MASTSSASRPNLKSLSFSSSSTLRDKKPTPCSVSYPVNKTFPISSSLQPPATYKPTSWKKLCKDVASLIPKTKNQAQRTAAAILNAVENAMVSYERRHHPLPKTADPAVQIAGNFFPVPEQPVIHNLPVTGTVPVCIQGVYVRNGANPLHKPISGHHLFDGDGMVHAVRFNNGSVSYSCRFIETNRFVQERELGRSIFPKAIGDLHGPLGIAKLMLFNARGLLGLIDTTRGLGVANTGLIYFNGYLLAMSEDDLPYHVIITQTGDLKTSGRYDFNGQLKAAMVAHPKLDPETGELFALSYDVVSKPFLKYFRFTSNGEKSPDVEIPLDEPTMIHDFAITENFVVIPDQQVVFRLTEMVRGGSPVVYDKEKRSRFGVLNKYDKDASLIRWIEVPDCFCFHLWNAWEEPDTDEVVVVGSCMTPPDSVFKEHDETLQSVLSEIRLNLKTGESTRRPVIISEKLNLEAGMVNRNLLGRKTRFAYLAITEPWPKVSGFAKVDLSTGDVQKYVYGDGKYGGEPLFLPEVSGYGEDCGYIMVFVHDEEKVKSELQIINAVSMKLEATVTLPSRVPYGFHGTFMSNDDLCRRWIRPSHRARGIGRPGLS